From Hartmannibacter diazotrophicus, a single genomic window includes:
- a CDS encoding AtpZ/AtpI family protein, with protein MSDPGNDHSDQDDLAKRKAKLEQALAKIKDDQAKARAPEGNDFGSNYSKAFRLASEFVGGVLVGAVLGWGIDRLLGTSPIGLIVLLILGFAAGVLGMARASRVDDDAAPK; from the coding sequence ATGAGCGATCCGGGCAACGATCATAGCGATCAGGACGATCTGGCCAAGCGCAAGGCGAAGCTGGAGCAGGCCCTGGCGAAAATCAAGGACGACCAGGCGAAGGCCAGGGCGCCCGAAGGTAACGACTTCGGCTCGAATTACAGCAAGGCCTTTCGTCTTGCGAGTGAGTTCGTCGGTGGCGTTCTTGTCGGTGCGGTATTGGGGTGGGGAATTGACCGGTTGCTGGGGACATCTCCGATCGGTCTCATTGTCCTCCTCATTCTTGGCTTTGCTGCGGGCGTCCTAGGAATGGCGCGCGCCAGTCGCGTTGATGATGATGCCGCGCCGAAATAA
- a CDS encoding chromosome segregation SMC family protein, translating into MQFEKLRLVGFKSFVEPTEFLIEPGLTGVVGPNGCGKSNLVEALRWVMGENSYKNMRASGMDDVIFSGSTHRPARNSAEVTLLLANTEREAPAAFNDADRLEVTRRIEREAGSVYRINSREVRARDVQLLFADASTGSRSPSMVRQGQIGELIAARPSARRQILEEAAGISGLHSRRHEAELRLKAAEQNLDRLEDVLSEIDVRLDALKRQSRQASRYRTLSREIRKEEAALAYLRWRASSAACEEADAALAEVVLALADAQTAQAEAARIEAIAAHALPQAREKAAAAGAALQRLQAALGESEAEEKRVRSRIEDLARRGEEAERDLAREQSLVEDNDQRLGDLARAMAEIVAEGEGDAARLAEASGARDDAADLLAEAEFELDRITQEHAQAEAQREALERSVRDAAGRTARLGDELTCTDHDLDDLERRMAAQAPLVQAADAAEAAEIALSDAEKRGDAAEAAIEAAANGERAARQQLGEAERELGRLDTEARTLARILNVEMGQLFPPLVDQVTAKRGYETALGAALGDDMEAPVDERAPAHWSVPGPGDDDPPLPDGVSPLSAYVKAPDALIRCLAQIGVVDRSEGEDMRMRLKPGQRLVSREGDLWRWDGYVAGAEAPTPAAQRLESRNRLAELDARAADLRKRVAIERGNVASAQAKSQEAREEEKAAREAVRAANRALGEAKDRKAAAERAASELAMRRESLAQQRERLDQQLAEALDAAADAERRLAALPDHSALVTALSAIRARAAERRAELAEARSAVDGLEREAALRKRRLADLEDEKAGWERRFAEARRQMAVLEERSIAIAAEREALAERPGQLVAARGKLIFQIDEARATSVAAADALARAETEASAADKAARQALVAFGEVREGKARAEERVAAARMRREDLEAEITEHFEAQPAALAAIAEIRTDAPLPRIDGIESRLDRLRQERERLGGVNLQAETEAGEVEERRTALLSERDDLIEAIRRLRGAIQNLNREARERLLSSFNVVNEHFQRLFKHLFGGGTAELQLVDSDDPLDAGLEILARPPGKKPQTMTLLSGGEQALTAMALIFAVFLTNPAPICVLDEVDAPLDDANVERYCDLLDEMVRGTSTRFLVITHNPITMARMRRLFGVTMSERGVSQLVSVDLETAGRFLEAV; encoded by the coding sequence ATGCAGTTTGAAAAGCTCCGTCTCGTCGGCTTCAAGTCTTTCGTTGAGCCGACGGAATTCCTGATCGAGCCCGGCCTCACCGGAGTGGTGGGGCCGAATGGCTGCGGCAAGTCGAATCTTGTCGAGGCCCTGCGTTGGGTCATGGGCGAAAACTCCTACAAGAACATGCGCGCGTCCGGCATGGACGACGTCATCTTCTCCGGTTCGACCCATCGACCGGCGCGCAACAGCGCCGAAGTCACGCTTCTGCTGGCCAACACGGAGCGGGAGGCGCCGGCCGCCTTCAACGATGCGGACCGGCTGGAGGTGACGCGCCGGATCGAGCGCGAGGCCGGCTCCGTCTACCGGATCAATTCGCGCGAGGTGCGCGCCCGCGACGTGCAGCTCCTCTTTGCCGATGCCTCGACCGGCTCGCGCTCGCCCTCGATGGTGCGTCAGGGCCAGATCGGCGAACTGATCGCGGCGCGGCCCTCTGCGCGGCGCCAGATTCTGGAAGAGGCGGCGGGCATTTCCGGTCTCCACAGCCGCCGCCACGAGGCGGAGTTGCGTCTCAAGGCTGCCGAGCAGAATCTCGACCGCCTCGAGGACGTCCTGAGCGAGATCGATGTGCGCCTCGATGCCCTGAAGCGGCAGTCCCGTCAGGCGTCGCGCTATCGCACTCTGTCCCGGGAAATCCGCAAGGAAGAGGCTGCGCTTGCCTATCTGCGCTGGCGGGCAAGTTCCGCCGCCTGCGAGGAGGCGGACGCGGCGTTGGCCGAGGTCGTGCTGGCGCTGGCCGATGCCCAGACGGCACAGGCCGAGGCCGCCCGCATCGAGGCGATCGCCGCGCATGCCCTGCCTCAGGCGCGCGAGAAGGCCGCGGCTGCAGGGGCCGCCCTGCAACGCCTGCAGGCCGCCTTGGGCGAATCGGAGGCGGAAGAAAAGCGGGTTCGCAGCCGGATTGAGGATCTTGCCCGGCGCGGCGAGGAAGCCGAGCGCGACCTTGCCCGCGAGCAGTCACTTGTCGAAGACAACGACCAGCGCCTTGGCGATCTTGCCCGTGCCATGGCCGAAATCGTTGCCGAGGGCGAAGGCGATGCGGCCCGGCTGGCCGAGGCGAGCGGCGCCCGCGACGATGCGGCCGATCTTCTGGCCGAGGCCGAATTCGAACTCGACCGGATCACCCAGGAACACGCCCAGGCCGAGGCGCAGCGCGAGGCGCTGGAGCGCTCGGTTCGCGATGCCGCCGGCCGGACGGCAAGGCTGGGGGACGAACTTACCTGCACGGACCACGATCTCGATGACCTTGAGCGGCGCATGGCCGCTCAGGCTCCGCTGGTGCAAGCGGCGGACGCGGCGGAGGCTGCCGAGATCGCCCTCTCGGACGCCGAAAAGCGCGGCGATGCCGCCGAGGCCGCGATCGAGGCGGCCGCGAACGGCGAGCGCGCCGCGCGCCAGCAGCTTGGCGAGGCCGAGCGCGAACTTGGCAGGCTCGACACCGAGGCGCGCACGCTCGCCCGCATTCTGAATGTCGAGATGGGCCAGCTTTTCCCGCCGCTCGTCGATCAGGTGACGGCCAAGCGCGGCTACGAGACCGCCCTTGGTGCCGCCCTCGGCGACGACATGGAAGCGCCGGTCGACGAGCGCGCGCCCGCGCACTGGTCGGTGCCGGGACCGGGCGACGACGATCCGCCGCTGCCTGATGGTGTCTCGCCGCTGAGCGCTTATGTGAAGGCGCCCGATGCGCTGATCCGTTGCCTTGCCCAGATCGGGGTCGTCGATCGGTCGGAGGGCGAGGACATGCGCATGCGCCTGAAGCCCGGCCAGCGGCTCGTTTCCCGCGAAGGCGACCTCTGGCGCTGGGACGGCTATGTGGCTGGCGCCGAGGCGCCGACGCCGGCCGCCCAGCGGCTGGAAAGCCGCAACCGGCTCGCCGAACTCGACGCGAGGGCAGCGGATCTGCGCAAACGTGTGGCCATCGAACGCGGCAACGTCGCCAGCGCGCAGGCAAAGTCGCAAGAGGCGCGTGAGGAGGAAAAGGCGGCGCGCGAAGCTGTCCGTGCCGCCAATCGGGCTCTCGGTGAAGCGAAGGACCGCAAGGCCGCGGCTGAGCGCGCCGCGTCCGAACTGGCGATGCGGCGCGAGTCCCTCGCCCAGCAGCGCGAACGTCTCGACCAGCAACTCGCCGAAGCCCTGGACGCTGCTGCGGACGCCGAGCGAAGGCTGGCAGCCCTGCCGGACCATTCCGCTCTTGTCACCGCGCTCTCGGCGATCCGTGCCAGAGCGGCAGAGCGGCGGGCGGAACTGGCGGAAGCGCGCTCGGCCGTCGACGGACTGGAGCGCGAAGCGGCGCTGCGCAAACGCCGGCTTGCCGACCTTGAGGACGAAAAGGCCGGGTGGGAGCGCCGCTTTGCTGAGGCGCGGCGCCAGATGGCGGTTCTTGAAGAGCGCAGCATCGCGATCGCCGCCGAGCGGGAGGCGTTGGCGGAGCGGCCCGGGCAGCTTGTCGCCGCGCGGGGAAAACTCATTTTCCAGATCGATGAAGCCCGCGCGACGAGCGTCGCCGCAGCCGATGCCCTGGCCCGTGCGGAGACCGAGGCGAGTGCGGCCGACAAGGCTGCCCGCCAGGCCCTGGTCGCCTTCGGCGAGGTGCGTGAGGGAAAGGCGCGCGCCGAGGAACGCGTGGCGGCGGCGCGGATGCGCCGCGAGGATCTCGAGGCGGAAATCACCGAACATTTCGAGGCCCAGCCTGCGGCCCTCGCCGCCATCGCCGAGATCAGGACCGATGCGCCGCTACCCCGGATCGATGGCATCGAAAGCCGGCTTGACCGCTTGCGGCAGGAGCGGGAGCGCCTCGGCGGCGTCAATCTTCAGGCGGAAACGGAAGCTGGCGAGGTCGAGGAGCGGCGCACGGCGCTCCTGTCCGAGCGGGACGATCTGATCGAGGCCATCCGGCGTCTGCGCGGCGCGATCCAGAACCTGAACCGCGAGGCCCGCGAGCGCCTGCTCTCCTCGTTCAATGTCGTGAACGAGCATTTTCAGCGCCTTTTCAAGCACTTGTTCGGCGGTGGAACGGCCGAGCTGCAGCTCGTGGACTCCGACGATCCGCTGGATGCGGGCCTCGAGATTCTCGCCCGGCCACCGGGCAAGAAGCCCCAGACGATGACGCTTCTGTCGGGCGGCGAGCAGGCGCTGACGGCCATGGCTCTGATCTTCGCCGTCTTCCTGACCAACCCCGCGCCGATCTGCGTGCTCGACGAGGTGGATGCCCCGCTCGACGATGCCAACGTGGAGCGTTACTGCGATCTGCTCGACGAGATGGTGCGCGGCACATCGACGCGTTTTCTGGTGATCACGCACAACCCGATCACCATGGCGCGCATGCGCCGGCTCTTCGGCGTCACGATGTCCGAACGCGGTGTTTCTCAGCTGGTTTCCGTGGACCTTGAAACGGCCGGCCGCTTCCTTGAGGCAGTCTGA